The Oncorhynchus tshawytscha isolate Ot180627B linkage group LG20, Otsh_v2.0, whole genome shotgun sequence genome has a window encoding:
- the LOC112219919 gene encoding torsin-1A-like, protein CVAHLHSNTGGDKIVQVALDFWRAGRDRDGAEGFGNTALLVQQQIKLHVSNVKISPFCVYNPGIRKQGFLDLKYKIPFLFCPSLFLFPNPSHLMCDMVEMAAKGLKPNQEVANQSAREMIYFPKTEKLFSVKGCKTISSKLDQCTALQSAAAE, encoded by the exons TGTGTTGCTCATCTCCATAGCAACACTGGAGGAGATAAAATAGTTCAGGTGGCCCTGGACTTCTGGAGAGCAGGGCGAGACAGAGATGGAGCTGAAGGATTTGGAAACACCGCTCTCCTTGTCCAACAACAA ATCAAGTTACACGTGTCTAATGTTAAGATTAGCCCCTTCTGTGTTTATAATCCTGGAATTAGAAAACAAGGCTTTTTAGACCTCAAATACAAAATTCCTTTTTTATTCTGTCCATCCTTGTTTCTTTTCCCTAACCCGTCTCATCTGATGTGTGACATGGTTGAGATGGCTGCCAAGGGCCTGAAgcccaaccaggaagtggctaaCCAGTCGGCCAGAGAAATGATTTACTTCCCCAAAACAGAGAAGCTCTTCTCTGTAAAGGGCTGCAAGACCATCAGCAGCAAGCTGGACCAATGCACAGCGTTGCAGTCAGCAGCTGCGGAGTGA
- the LOC112220200 gene encoding ribosome biogenesis protein NSA2 homolog has product MPQNEHIELHRKRHGQRLDHQERKRKKESREAHERSHKARKMIGLKAKLYHKQRHSEKIQMKKTLKMHEQRKTKQKNDDKTPEGAVPAYLLDREGQSRAKILSNMIKQKRKEKAGKWEVPLPKVRAQGETEVLKVIRTGKRQKKAWKRMVTKVCFVGDNFTRKPPKYERFIRPMGLRFKKAHVTHPELKATFCLPILGVKKNPSSPLYTTLGVITKGTVVEVNVSELGLVTQGGKVIWGKYAQVTNNPENDGCINAVLLV; this is encoded by the exons ATG CCCCAGAACGAACACATTGAGTTACATCGCAAGCGCCATGGCCAGCGTCTGGACCATcaggagaggaaaaggaagaaGGAGAGCCGTGAGGCCCATGAGCGCTCACATAAAGCCAGGAAGATGATTGGTCTGAAGGCCAAACTCTACCACAAACAGAGGCACTCTGAGAAGATCCAGATGAAGAAGAC CCTCAAAATGCACGAACAGAGGAAGACCAAGCAGAAGAACGACGACAAGACGCCTGAGGGAGCAGTACCAGCCTACTTgctggacagagagggacagtcaCGCGCCAAGATCCTCTCCAACATGATCAaacagaagaggaaggagaaggct ggTAAATGGGAGGTGCCCCTGCCCAAGGTTCGGGCCCAGGGGGAGACGGAGGTGCTCAAAGTAATCCGTACAGGCAAGAGGCAGAAGAAGGCCTGGAAGAGGATGGTGACCAAAGTGTGCTTTGTAGGTGACAACTTCACCCGCAAGCCTCCCAAATATGAACGCTTCATCAGACCCATG GGTCTACGCTTCAAAAAGGCCCATGTGACCCACCCGGAGCTGAAGGCTACATTCTGTCTTCCCATCCTGGGTGTGAAGAAGAACCCCTCGTCACCCCTCTACACCACCCTGGGGGTCATCACCAAGGGAACCGTGGTAGAGGTCAACGTCAGCGAGCTGGGCCTGGTAACGCAGGGGGGAAAGGTCATCTGGG GTAAATACGCCCAGGTGACAAATAACCCAGAGAACGACGGCTGCATTAATGCTGTACTGCTGGTGTAA